A genomic stretch from Falco naumanni isolate bFalNau1 chromosome 4, bFalNau1.pat, whole genome shotgun sequence includes:
- the NPVF gene encoding pro-FMRFamide-related neuropeptide VF, whose amino-acid sequence MKVISTKKFILFALPIVVFLTSNSMCLDEPMKSSLQSREDDDGKYYEIKDNTLEEKQRSLNFEEMKDWGSKNMIKMNSPTVNKMPNSVANLPLRFGRNYPEERSIKPIANLPLRFGRAFGENIPRHVLKVSHRLGRSPLVKSSSQSLLNFPQRFGKSLSVNLSQDVQESEPGI is encoded by the exons atgaaagtcatCTCAACCAAGAAGTTTATCCTATTTGCTTTACCTATAGTGGTCTTTCTAACATCAAATAGCATGTGCCTAGATGAACCGATGAAGTCcagtctgcagagcagagaagacGATGATGGTAAATATTACGAG attaaAGATAATAccttggaagaaaagcaaaggagtcTCAATTTTGAAGAAATGAAGGACTGGGGATcaaaaaatatgattaaaatgaACTCTCCTACAGTAAACAAGATGCCAAATTCAGTTGCTAATTTACCTCTTAGGTTTGGAAGAAATTATccagaagaaagaagcattAAACCAATTGCTAATTTGCCTCTGAGATTTGGGAGAGCTTTTGGAGAGAACATACCTAGGCATGTTCTAAAGGTATCACACAGGCTTGGGAGATCTCCACTTGTTAAGAGTTCCAGTCAATCACTTCTGAATTTCCCACAGCGATTTGGGAAGTCACTGTCTGTCAATCTGTCTCAAGATGTTCAGGAATCTGAACCAG GAATATGA